The nucleotide sequence ACGTTAATTTTTCCGTTATTGATTTATCCCGTAGTTTTCTACTACGGGATTTTTCTATCACAAGCAAAAACAATACCACCACGTCAATACTCATGCAGACAATCATTTTTTCAGTCATATACAGGGTTTTAACTAATATTTAGTCATCCCATATCACATTTAAAAGAAATTAACAGATAGAAATAGCTATAGTGGCTGGACAAAACGCCTCCAATACCGGATTATTACTCGCTTTAAACTGATATGTAAAAAAGAAGCGGGGAGTACATAATGTACAATAAGAAAAAAAGCCAGTAAGCTTTCTTACTGGCTGGCAAATCACCATTACTCAAGAAAATTGGGGGAGAAGCCAGATTTCGTCTGGCCTATTGAGCTACTTTCAATATGGATAATTATCGTCTCAATATAAGGAAATAAAAATTGATGAATAATACTCTGGAGTTCCTCTTTTATGCCCAGTTCACGCTTACAACAACAATTCATTCGATTATGGCAACACCATCAAGGAAAAGAGGCTGAAACCACGTTACAAGAACTGGCAAATGTACTGCATTGTTCAAAACGCCATATCCGTTCACTGCTCAACAATATGCAGAAAGCGGGCTGGTTACAGTGGCAGGCTGAGTCTGGTCGAGGGAAACGTTCTCAACTGAATTTCTTACGTGATGGATGGGAACTTCAACAACAACGAGCGGAAGAGTTGCTTGAGCAACATAACGTTGAGAAGTTGGTCCAACTGGTTGGTGATAAAGATACAGTCCGCCATATGGTACTATCCCAGATTGAACGCCGTTTCCGTCAGGGAAAAAACTTACTGCGGATACTCTATTATCGCCCCTTCCCTAATCTTCTACCCGGTTCACCTTTACGCCGTTCTGAAATTCATCTGGTCAGGCAGATATTTAATAGCCTAACCCGAATAAATGAGGAAAATGGGGAACCAGAAGCTGACTTAGCTCATCATTGGCAACAATTATCCTCAAATCATTGGCGCTTTTATCTACGCCCGGCTATCCATTTTCACCACGGCAGAGAATTACAGATGGCGGATGTCATCGCTTCGCTACAAAGATTACGCAACCTGCCCCTTTTTTCTCATATTGAAAAAGTCACCACGCCCACCCCCTATGTGATTGATATTTTTCTTTCAGAACCTGATCTCTGGCTCTCTTTATTAATCGGCAGCCCACATGCCATGATCTTGCCTCAAGAGTGGCAAAAGTTACCGAACTTCTCTCGTATGCCAGTGGGAACCGGCCCTTACCAGGTCATAAAAAACAGCGCTCAGAAACTACAAATTCGTGCCTTTGATAATTACTTTGGCTTTCGGGCACTGATTGATCAGGTGAATATATGGTTTCTACCAGAACTCGCCGAGAAACTGGTTTGTACAACTCTGCATCTGGAAAGTGACAGCACGGATAATAACTCGCTAGATAGCAGGATAGAAGAAGGCTGTTATTTCCTATTACATGACCATCGTTCAACTAAATGTAAGAGAGAAGACGTTCGCCAATGGCTATGCAGCCTGCTAACACCGATCAATCTGCTAGCGCATTGTGACCCCTTTTATCAACGCCATTGGTCACCTGCTTATGGTTTATTACTACGCTGGCATCACAGTAAGCTCATATCCGAATTGAACAAACCAGAGGATATTACCCATCTGACCGTCACGCTTTGTCATCAACATCACGAATACCACACAATCAGCCAGATCCTTCAAGCCATACTGACCAAATGCGGCGTCGAATTGAAAATCAACATCGTGGATTATGACACATGGTTCAATGGTAACACCGAAAGTGACTTCTGGCTTGCTACCGCCAACTTTTATAATCCTCTGGAGTTTTCGCTGTTCGCTACGCTGTACGAGATGCCATTATTGAAAAAATGCCTTGGTAATGACTTAAGTAAAGAAGTATCACAATGGCGACGACAAGAGTTATCGCTTGAAGAGTGGTGCGAAAAAATAGTTGATGAACATTGGCTGCATCCACTGTTCCACCACTGGCTTGAGTTACAGGGACAAAGAAGTATGCGGGGAGTCAAAATGAACACCTTTGGTTGGTTTGATTTCAAATCTGCCTGGTTCAACCCATATGAAGGGTAATTCACAGAAAAAGCCAGAGTTATGAACATACACAGGTGTGCAAACTTGCTTTTATTCACTTTTTCTGTGGATATCTATGTGAAAAAGGCAAGGGTAATTCAGGTATAGCTTTATATTATGAATTATCAATCTATAGACAAAAAATGAAATAGTATTTACTTTTCATTGAAATAGCAGCTATTTACCTCGCTATTTCTAGCGTCAATCACAGCTATAATGGACGACGTTAGTTGATGAGAACAAAAAACAATCAAACATCATGTTATCCACAGGTTATGCTTTTTAGTTAAGCAAAAAACAGCGGTTTTTGTAGAAAAAAGTGTTAGTCAAACCTGTAAATCAAACCAGTGATCTCATTTTTGTCTACTTATCCCATAAAACTGTGGATAACATAGTGTAAGATCCTGTTCATTATTACCGGCAATAGGTGAACAAGAACGGCAGTCAATTTTACAATATTTGAAACAGCAATAAAAAATGTTTGTATATCATGCTATTATCACTTTTTAGCTATTGAATGAACCTCAGATTTATTATTCACAGAAACTAAGGCTGTTTTTTGACCTAAAAAACGGATATCTCAAATGAACACTCTTTTTTCCCCTCCATCGCCACCAGACAACGAACAACAACTGTTTGAATGCGCCCAGCTTCTGGCTGGCTTATCAATGGGAGAACTCGCGGCAAAAGCAAATTTACCTATCCCACCCAATCTGAAACGAGATAAAGGCTGGGTAGGCATGTTGCTAGAATATTACCTCGGTGCAAGTGCCGGCAGTAAGCCAGAGCAAGATTTCGAACATATCGGTATTGAGCTTAAAACCATCCCGGTAGACAGAAGAGGTTATCCACTGGAGACAACATTTGTCTGCGTTGCACCATTAACAGGGAACAGTGGTATTACCTGGGGAAGCTGTCATGTTAGACGCAAATTATCGCGGGTGCTGTGGATACCTGTTGAAGGTGAACGGGAAATTCCTCTAGCCAAACGCCGGGTTGGCTCTCCTTTATTGTGGAGTCCCAATCAAGAAGAAGAAGAGTTACTACGTCGCGACTGGGAAGAATTGATGGATTTCATCGTGCTTGGCAAAGTAGAGAGCGTTACCGCCCGTCATGGCGAAGTATTACAGTTGCGCCCAAAAGCGGCTAACAGCAAAGCATTAACCGAAGCAATCGGCGTACACGGCCAGCCTATTATGACTCTGCCTCGCGGGTTCTATCTAAGGAAAAATTTCACTGCTCCCCTACTGGCTCGTCATTTTTTGATTTAACGTTGAGCTCTGACTGATTTTTACATCGACATACTTACCTTACATCTAATCACGCGTATAATTAGATTTTTACCTTAAGGTTTTAATAAGCAATGTTAGAATGGATTGTTGATCCCCACGCCTGGATGGCACTTGCCACCCTGACAATTCTAGAAATCGTTTTAGGGATTGATAACATTATCTTTTTGTCACTTGTTGTGGCAAAACTCCCTAACCATCAACAAAACAAAGCACGTAAGATCGGACTAATGGGTGCAATGCTAATGCGCTTGGCGCTGTTAGCATCTATTGCCTGGGTTATTCGGCTGACCTCCCCGATATTGACAGTTTTTGAGCATGATATTTCTGCCCGTGACTTAATCCTATTCTTTGGCGGTCTGTTCCTGATCTGGAAAGCCAGCAAAGAAATCCACGAAGCGATAGAAGGTGACAATGAAGGAGAGCTAAAACGCCCTGTTCACTCCTTTCTGGGGGCCATCATCCAGATTATGTTGCTGGACATTATTTTCAGTCTGGATTCAGTCATCACCGCAGTTGGTCTGTCCGATCATCTATTCATTATGATGGCAGCCGTTATCATAGCCGTCGGTGTTATGATGCTCGCCGCTCGTCCTATCGGTGAATTCGTTGACCGTCACCCTTCCGTCAAAATGCTAGCGCTGTCATTCTTAATCCTTGTAGGCTTTACCCTTATTCTGGAAAGTGTACAAGTGCATATACCTAAAGGTTACATCTATTTTGCTATGTTCTTCTCAATGGCAGTAGAAACGCTGAATCTCATGCGTGGGAAAAAGAAAAGAAATTAGCAGTAGCACGACAATAACGCTAAAAAATATCATTCTTTGATTCAAAAAGTACGCCATAGATGCCCAGTTCAGTACTGCGGCATCTCAATTTTGAAGGTAGCAAGTGAAACACGATAAAGGGTACCAAAAAAGCATATAAAGGTTACACCAATCCAAATAATAGCTAAGTTTCAAGGGGATAGCGCCACAACTCAGTACGAGCTTATTTCACTATCCCCTAGAACTATATATCCCCTAAAACTATATTAAGACTATGTACTACTTAACGCTTCTTAGACGCCTGTAAATAAAGCATCTCTAGTGCAATAGTTGCACCTGCCAAAGCCGTAATTTCAGACTGATCATAAGCTGGAGCAACTTCCACCACATCCATACCGACAATATTTAGCGGTTGCAAACCACGCAGCAATTTCAGTGCCCGATCGGTTGTCAAACCACCAATGACGGGCGTACCCGTACCCGGCGCAAAAGCGGGATCAAGACAATCGATATCGAAAGTCAGGTAAACCGGCATATCGCCAACCGTCTCTTTTATCTGAGCAAGCAAATCATCCACACTACGGTCATTAACCTGATCAGCATCCAGCACCGTAAAACCATTGTCCCGTCCATGTTCAGTACGAATACCAATTTGTACAGAATGATGCGGGTCGATCAACCCTTCATTTGGCGCGTGATAGAACATAGTACCGTGATCAAATTGGCTACCGTTTGGATAGGTATCAGCATGAGCATCAAAATGAACCAGAGCCATTTTGCCGAAATGTTTGGCATGAGCGCGCAACAAAGGCAAAGTAATAAAATGGTCACCCCCAAAAGAGAGCATACGCTTACCGGAAGCCAACACTTTTTCAGCATGAGCTTGTAATTTATCACTCATATCCTGAGCATCACCAAAATTGAAGACCACATCACCACAATCTACAACTTTGAGACAATTATGTAGCTTAAAATCCCACGGCCAACGGCGGCTTTCCCATGCCAAGTTAGTAGAAACCTGACGAATAGCCGCAGGCCCGTGGCGACTACCTGCACGGCCTGACGTTGCCATGTCAAATGGTACGCCAGTAATTACCCACTCTGCATCGCTGGAATATGGCTGGAAATTCAGCGGAAAGCGCAGGAAACCGAAGGCATTAGAAACCAGAGAGTCATCTTGTTGGTTGCCCAAGGTACTTATTGTCATGAGATATATCCTCAAAAGTTTCCCGACAGAACAAAGCTATTTAATTCCAGAATACATGCCATGACGAAATGGGGTATGTCTGAGATAACCCCATTTATCTGCATCTCCGCATCTGGTTTATATCAAATAACATTACCTGTATACAGGAGGCTTAATTAACACCAGAAGATTATTCATCTTCCAGATATGTGTAGCCATAAAGACCACTTTCAAATTCCAGTAAAAATTGCTCTTGCAAACCCGTATCCAAATCCGCGCCTTTTACTTGATCACGGAAGCGAGCCATCAGTACATTAGGGTCCAGTTTCACATATTGCAGCATATCCGCGACTGAATCCCCCTCTTCACTTTGGTTATAGGTCACTTCGCCATTATCGAATACATAAACATCAATAGCCGCTGTATCGCCAAACAGGTTATGCATATTGCCAAGAATTTCCTGATATGCTCCCACCATAAAGAAACCAATCATTGGCGGACAATCAGGATCATAAGCGGGCATCGGCATTGTCGCGGCTACACCATCACCATCCACATAATGATCAACAATACCATCAGAGTCACAGGTGATATCTAACAATACCGCACGGCGATCCAACGGCTTATCCAGTCCCTCAATGGGTAAAACAGGAAATAACTGATCGATACCCCATGCATCAGGCAGAGACTGGAACAGTGAGAAATTCACATAGAATTTATCTGCCATACGCTCTTGCAGCTCATCAATAATTGGCCGGTGAGCACGGTTACTTGGATCAAGATCCTGTTGAATACGGCGACAGATATTCAGATATAACTCTTCCGCCCATGCCCGTTCTGTCAAATCCAGCATGCCATGAGCATATTGTGTATGAACATCATGTAGATCGAGTTGACCATCATGCAGCGATTCACGTAAAGAGCGTCTATTTCCTTCAGAGTGCATCTCCTGCCATGTTTCCCACAAACTGGTGAGTGGGCGGGAAGCATCCTCTGCCGGTGGTGTCGTCTGCGTAAATTCATTACGCTCAACTCCGATAACATTGGAGACCAAGACAGTATGGTGAGCGGTCAGGGCACGACCGGATTCCGTGATAACAGTCGGATGGGGTAAACCATGCTCATCACAAGCATCACCAATACCCCAGATGACATTGTTGGCATATTCATTCAACCCATAGTTCACAGAACAATCAGATTGAGAGCGGGTCCCTTCATAATCGACCCCCAGTCCACCACCAACATCAAAACATTGAATATTTACCCCGAGTTTATGTAACTCGACATAAAAACGCGCTGACTCACGGACACCTGTTGCGATATCACGGATATTCGCCAACTGTGAGCCAAGGTGAAAATGCAACAATTGCAGACTATCAAGTCGATCCACAGCACGCAAAGTCTCAACCAATTGCAATACCTGAGTTGCCGCCAGCCCAAACTTCGATTTTTCACCGCCACTGGCTTGCCATTTACCTGAACCCTGAGATGCCAAACGTGCGCGGACTCCCAAGCGCGGGATCACATTCAATCGTTCAGCTTCTTCCAATACTTGGGCAATCTCAGACATCTTTTCGATCACCAAATAAACCTTGTGACCTAACTTCTCACCTATTAGCGCCAGACGAATATATTCACGATCTTTATATCCATTACACACGATGACGGTACGAGTCATACCCGCATGGGCCAGAACTGCCATTAATTCCGCTTTGGAGCCAGCCTCAAGCCCTAAAGGTTCACCGGAACTGGCCAGTGATTCAATAACGCGGCGTTGTTGGTTAACTTTAATGGGATAAACTAAAAAGTAATCGCCTTTATAACCATATGACTCTCTGGCACGTTTAAATGCGGCATTGATTGAACGCAAACGATGTTGCAGGATTTGAGGGAAACAAAATAGCGCCGGCAAACGCAAATGTTTCTGCTCCTGCTGAACTCTTTTCACCAATTCCGCAAGATCAATTTTTGCCCCCGGCAAATCAGGATTTGGACACACACTAACATTGCCAAGATCATTGACGTAGTAGTAACTCCCTCCCCAATATGCAATATTGTAAGTCTGTTGCATTTTACGAGCGATATTATCATTCATGGCAGTCTCCTTAAGGGAGTTAGAGTTTTTCGCCTTCGCCTGTAATTAATAAATAACCCAAAACACTATAATCTCGCGTGTTGAGAAATATCAGGGAACAGCATGCTCTCAGGTTGTAAAAAGCGTTTAGTTACTACTAAACAACGACAAAATTACCGAGTGACAATACGCCTGTCCGACATATCCGGCCTGTTTGCTGACAACAGATAACATCGAATTAAAGACATATTGAAAAGAAAGGAAAAAGACGCGGATACATCCGACGACAAGTGTGGCTGTTGGCCATAAGCAATCAGCAGATAATGGTTCATTACCCCATTCACCCCACACATGACTCATATTTAAGGAGCCATTTTCTCGATTGAGAAACAGAAGCTAGTTAGCTTTCTGCGAGTCTGTAGCAAAAATAGTTCAACTACGGCCGCAGTTTATACTCGCAATCACATAAAATTGCAAAATGAAATTGAACAAAACTGACATACAAACCAAGAAATTATTTATTCACCCGATGAAAATGACTCACTGAGCTAAAAAAATCTAGCACATGGATAAGAATTACCCTAAAATAGCCATCTAGATGTTAATCCATCCATTTCCAAACTGAAATTATATTTTAAGGTAACGTTATATAATGACCACATACCTTTTCACTTCCGAGTCTGTTTCCGAAGGGCATCCTGATAAAATTGCAGACCAAATATCTGATGCCGTTCTTGATGCTATTCTAGAACAAGATCCAAAAGCACGAGTTGCCTGCGAAACCTATGTTAAAACCGGCATGGTCATGGTTGGTGGTGAAATTACTACCAGCGCTTGGGTTGATATTGAAGAAATTACGCGACAAACAGTTCGAGAGATTGGTTATGTTAATTCTGAAATGGGTTTTGATGCAAACTCATGTGCAGTATTAAGTGCCATTGGTAAACAGTCACCGGATATTAATCAAGGTGTTGACCGTGAAGATCCCCTGCAACAAGGTGCTGGTG is from Photorhabdus laumondii subsp. laumondii and encodes:
- the sgrR gene encoding HTH-type transcriptional regulator SgrR, which gives rise to MPSSRLQQQFIRLWQHHQGKEAETTLQELANVLHCSKRHIRSLLNNMQKAGWLQWQAESGRGKRSQLNFLRDGWELQQQRAEELLEQHNVEKLVQLVGDKDTVRHMVLSQIERRFRQGKNLLRILYYRPFPNLLPGSPLRRSEIHLVRQIFNSLTRINEENGEPEADLAHHWQQLSSNHWRFYLRPAIHFHHGRELQMADVIASLQRLRNLPLFSHIEKVTTPTPYVIDIFLSEPDLWLSLLIGSPHAMILPQEWQKLPNFSRMPVGTGPYQVIKNSAQKLQIRAFDNYFGFRALIDQVNIWFLPELAEKLVCTTLHLESDSTDNNSLDSRIEEGCYFLLHDHRSTKCKREDVRQWLCSLLTPINLLAHCDPFYQRHWSPAYGLLLRWHHSKLISELNKPEDITHLTVTLCHQHHEYHTISQILQAILTKCGVELKINIVDYDTWFNGNTESDFWLATANFYNPLEFSLFATLYEMPLLKKCLGNDLSKEVSQWRRQELSLEEWCEKIVDEHWLHPLFHHWLELQGQRSMRGVKMNTFGWFDFKSAWFNPYEG
- the mutH gene encoding DNA mismatch repair endonuclease MutH codes for the protein MNTLFSPPSPPDNEQQLFECAQLLAGLSMGELAAKANLPIPPNLKRDKGWVGMLLEYYLGASAGSKPEQDFEHIGIELKTIPVDRRGYPLETTFVCVAPLTGNSGITWGSCHVRRKLSRVLWIPVEGEREIPLAKRRVGSPLLWSPNQEEEELLRRDWEELMDFIVLGKVESVTARHGEVLQLRPKAANSKALTEAIGVHGQPIMTLPRGFYLRKNFTAPLLARHFLI
- a CDS encoding TerC family protein — protein: MLEWIVDPHAWMALATLTILEIVLGIDNIIFLSLVVAKLPNHQQNKARKIGLMGAMLMRLALLASIAWVIRLTSPILTVFEHDISARDLILFFGGLFLIWKASKEIHEAIEGDNEGELKRPVHSFLGAIIQIMLLDIIFSLDSVITAVGLSDHLFIMMAAVIIAVGVMMLAARPIGEFVDRHPSVKMLALSFLILVGFTLILESVQVHIPKGYIYFAMFFSMAVETLNLMRGKKKRN
- the speB gene encoding agmatinase, with the translated sequence MTISTLGNQQDDSLVSNAFGFLRFPLNFQPYSSDAEWVITGVPFDMATSGRAGSRHGPAAIRQVSTNLAWESRRWPWDFKLHNCLKVVDCGDVVFNFGDAQDMSDKLQAHAEKVLASGKRMLSFGGDHFITLPLLRAHAKHFGKMALVHFDAHADTYPNGSQFDHGTMFYHAPNEGLIDPHHSVQIGIRTEHGRDNGFTVLDADQVNDRSVDDLLAQIKETVGDMPVYLTFDIDCLDPAFAPGTGTPVIGGLTTDRALKLLRGLQPLNIVGMDVVEVAPAYDQSEITALAGATIALEMLYLQASKKR
- the speA gene encoding biosynthetic arginine decarboxylase; this translates as MNDNIARKMQQTYNIAYWGGSYYYVNDLGNVSVCPNPDLPGAKIDLAELVKRVQQEQKHLRLPALFCFPQILQHRLRSINAAFKRARESYGYKGDYFLVYPIKVNQQRRVIESLASSGEPLGLEAGSKAELMAVLAHAGMTRTVIVCNGYKDREYIRLALIGEKLGHKVYLVIEKMSEIAQVLEEAERLNVIPRLGVRARLASQGSGKWQASGGEKSKFGLAATQVLQLVETLRAVDRLDSLQLLHFHLGSQLANIRDIATGVRESARFYVELHKLGVNIQCFDVGGGLGVDYEGTRSQSDCSVNYGLNEYANNVIWGIGDACDEHGLPHPTVITESGRALTAHHTVLVSNVIGVERNEFTQTTPPAEDASRPLTSLWETWQEMHSEGNRRSLRESLHDGQLDLHDVHTQYAHGMLDLTERAWAEELYLNICRRIQQDLDPSNRAHRPIIDELQERMADKFYVNFSLFQSLPDAWGIDQLFPVLPIEGLDKPLDRRAVLLDITCDSDGIVDHYVDGDGVAATMPMPAYDPDCPPMIGFFMVGAYQEILGNMHNLFGDTAAIDVYVFDNGEVTYNQSEEGDSVADMLQYVKLDPNVLMARFRDQVKGADLDTGLQEQFLLEFESGLYGYTYLEDE